In the genome of Chloroflexota bacterium, the window CGCTGCTGTACACGATAGCTACGTCTGAGCCAGGTTTATCCTAAATCCCTTTGCTAGTGTCACTGCAGGAACCCCTGGACAAGCCTTAACCTTCACCCTCACCCCACTGGTGCATCGTAGAACCTGCGGCTGACCTTGAACGCATACCCCCCAAGTGTGTTGACACAAGCCCCCTTTGTATTCAGGCTAAGGTTGTGGTGTTATACTCTCCCAAGTATAGTCAAAGGAGGGCAACATGCCAGAGGCAGTAGACTATAGCGGCCCATTTGACCCCAAATTCACTCACGACAAGTTAAATAGAGAGACCTTGTTGAAACTACTCAAGACCTACAACGAATACATGCTCAGGATAGATGGCTTCTGGTATCTAACCGTTATGAAGAAATGGGGCAACGATGAGGCGTTTGATTGCGACGTCAAGGTGTGGGAAAGGGCTCAACTCTGGGAGATGAAGGCAATCAGTGCTGTGTTGAATATCAACGGTGATGACGTAGCCACCGTCTTCAAATACTTCCAGGTTTCCCCCTGGATGCACATTTATACCTCCGTAATGGACCTCAGGGATCCAAATCACGGGCTAATCACCATCACTCATTGCCCCACCCTCATCTCTCTCGAAAAAGAGGGGACGGGACGTGAGAAGCTGATATGTCAAGAGCTGGAGCCGAAGCTCATGGGTATCCAGGCACATTTCTTCAACCCGAAGATAGAGGTCATTGGGATTAAACTGCCTCCCAGAACATCCTACAGTGATTGCTGCTGCCAGTGGGAGTACA includes:
- a CDS encoding DUF6125 family protein; the protein is MPEAVDYSGPFDPKFTHDKLNRETLLKLLKTYNEYMLRIDGFWYLTVMKKWGNDEAFDCDVKVWERAQLWEMKAISAVLNINGDDVATVFKYFQVSPWMHIYTSVMDLRDPNHGLITITHCPTLISLEKEGTGREKLICQELEPKLMGIQAHFFNPKIEVIGIKLPPRTSYSDCCCQWEYKLVR